From the Gordonia bronchialis DSM 43247 genome, one window contains:
- the mobA gene encoding molybdenum cofactor guanylyltransferase: protein MADQEQNRASDGRLAGIVLAGGRSRRMGQDKAALDWDGEPMLARIVRVAAQRCEPILVVAAESSSAYQGLFGTGGPQAQWITDEEPGAGPLGGLVAGLRAAAAGGAELAFVCATDMPLISAELIDELLRGVTPSAQAVIAHDSQRDHPMAGIYRTAAAEVIAGVVATGERRMTAALDALTTHRVAVSEPDWLVNVNAPEDLHRLRV, encoded by the coding sequence ATGGCAGATCAGGAACAGAACAGGGCATCCGACGGCCGGCTTGCGGGCATCGTTCTCGCCGGCGGGCGGTCGCGTCGGATGGGGCAGGACAAAGCAGCACTCGACTGGGACGGCGAGCCGATGCTGGCCCGGATCGTCCGGGTCGCCGCGCAGCGCTGTGAGCCGATCCTGGTGGTCGCAGCGGAGTCGTCGTCGGCGTATCAGGGTCTTTTCGGCACCGGCGGACCGCAGGCGCAGTGGATCACCGACGAGGAGCCGGGCGCCGGACCGCTCGGTGGGCTCGTCGCGGGCCTGCGGGCCGCCGCGGCCGGGGGCGCCGAACTTGCCTTTGTCTGTGCCACCGACATGCCGTTGATCAGCGCCGAGCTGATCGACGAATTGCTCCGGGGGGTCACCCCGTCGGCGCAGGCGGTGATCGCGCACGACAGCCAGCGCGATCACCCGATGGCCGGGATCTATCGCACGGCCGCGGCCGAGGTCATCGCCGGGGTCGTCGCGACAGGGGAGCGCCGGATGACGGCCGCGCTCGATGCCCTGACCACCCACCGTGTCGCTGTCTCCGAGCCGGACTGGCTCGTGAACGTCAACGCACCCGAGGACCTGCACCGCCTGCGCGTGTGA
- a CDS encoding valine--tRNA ligase: protein MAVVTRPDPTSDLPKSWDPAEHEARLYQGWVDAGYFTADAESDKPAFSIVIPPPNVNGSLHMGHAYEHVLMDALSRRRRMQGYEVLWLPGMDHAAIAMQTMVERKLADEGKTRDDLGREAFIERVWAEKAEIGGNIGEQMRRLGDGVDWSRERFTMDEGLSRAVQTVFKKMFDDGLIYRAERLVNWSPVLKTAVSDIEVNYADVEGELVSFRYGSLDDDEPHIVVATTRMETMLGDTAIAVHPDDERYAHLIGTELDHPFVDRTIPIIADDYVDPEFGTGAVKITPAHDPNDFAIGQRHNLEMPTIMDESARISGTGTQFDGMDRFEARVKIRETLAEQGRIVKEVRPYLHSVGHSERTGEPIEPRLSMQWWVKVESLAKASGDAVRAGDTVIHPTSMEPRFFAWVDDMHDWCISRQLWWGHRIPIWYGPDGEIVCTGPDEQAPDGYVQETDVLDTWFSSGLWPFSTLGWPDQTADLEKFYPTSVLVTGYDILFFWVARMMMFGTYVGNDLGPDAKVPFGNLFLHGLVRDEHGRKMSKSKGNGIDPLDWVQRFGADALRFTLARGANPGSDISVGEDHASSSRNFATKLFNATKFALMNGARVGDLPSADELTAVDRWILGRLDEVLAEVDAGFESYEFSKACESLYHFAWDEVCDWYLELAKVQFAEGDEKRSETTRLVLGAVLDPLLRALSPVMPFVTEVLWKALTGGPSLVVADWPAVSARVGDEQATAVVDDLQRLITEIRRFRSDQGLQPGQRVAATFEQLEDSGLGEMLPYVRSLARLNAPDDGFSTTATIEVRLRRATVTVAIDTSGTVDVEAERKRLTKDLAAAEKELSSTTAKLGNEQFLSKAPEQVVAKITERQRVATEEVERLRKRLADMGDA, encoded by the coding sequence ATGGCGGTCGTGACGCGACCCGACCCGACATCCGATCTGCCCAAGTCCTGGGATCCCGCCGAGCACGAGGCGCGGCTCTATCAGGGCTGGGTGGATGCCGGTTACTTCACCGCCGACGCCGAGAGCGACAAGCCCGCGTTCTCCATTGTGATCCCGCCGCCCAACGTCAACGGGTCCCTGCACATGGGCCACGCCTACGAGCACGTGCTCATGGACGCGTTGTCCCGGCGCCGCCGGATGCAGGGGTACGAGGTCTTGTGGTTGCCCGGCATGGACCACGCGGCCATCGCCATGCAGACGATGGTCGAACGCAAACTGGCCGACGAGGGCAAGACCCGGGACGACCTCGGTCGAGAGGCGTTCATCGAGCGGGTGTGGGCGGAGAAGGCCGAGATCGGTGGCAACATCGGCGAGCAGATGCGACGACTCGGCGACGGCGTCGACTGGAGCCGCGAACGATTCACCATGGACGAGGGCCTGTCCCGCGCGGTGCAGACCGTCTTCAAGAAGATGTTCGACGACGGGTTGATCTACCGTGCCGAACGGCTGGTGAACTGGTCTCCGGTTCTCAAGACCGCGGTCAGCGACATCGAGGTCAACTACGCCGATGTGGAGGGTGAACTCGTCAGCTTCCGCTACGGATCGCTCGACGACGACGAGCCGCACATCGTGGTCGCCACCACCCGGATGGAGACGATGCTCGGCGATACGGCGATCGCCGTTCACCCCGACGACGAGCGCTACGCACATCTGATCGGCACCGAACTCGACCATCCCTTCGTCGACCGGACCATCCCGATCATTGCCGACGACTACGTCGATCCCGAATTCGGTACCGGCGCAGTCAAGATCACGCCCGCACACGATCCCAATGACTTCGCGATCGGGCAGCGGCACAACCTCGAGATGCCGACCATCATGGACGAGTCGGCCCGGATCTCCGGTACCGGAACACAATTCGACGGGATGGATCGGTTCGAGGCGCGCGTCAAGATTCGGGAAACCCTCGCCGAGCAGGGCCGCATCGTCAAGGAGGTGCGGCCATATCTGCACAGCGTCGGGCATTCCGAGCGCACCGGCGAACCGATCGAGCCGCGACTGTCGATGCAGTGGTGGGTGAAGGTCGAATCGCTCGCCAAGGCCTCCGGCGACGCGGTCCGCGCGGGCGACACCGTCATTCATCCCACGTCGATGGAGCCGCGGTTCTTCGCGTGGGTCGACGACATGCACGACTGGTGCATCTCCCGGCAACTGTGGTGGGGTCACCGCATCCCGATCTGGTACGGACCCGACGGTGAGATCGTGTGCACCGGGCCCGACGAGCAGGCCCCCGACGGCTATGTGCAGGAAACCGATGTCCTCGACACCTGGTTCTCGTCGGGGTTGTGGCCGTTCTCCACGCTCGGCTGGCCGGATCAGACCGCCGATCTCGAGAAGTTCTATCCCACTTCGGTTCTCGTCACCGGATACGACATTCTGTTCTTCTGGGTGGCGCGCATGATGATGTTCGGTACCTACGTCGGAAACGATCTAGGACCCGATGCCAAGGTGCCCTTCGGCAACCTCTTCCTGCACGGACTGGTCCGCGACGAGCACGGCCGCAAGATGAGCAAGTCCAAGGGCAACGGCATCGATCCGCTGGACTGGGTCCAGCGATTCGGCGCGGATGCCCTGCGTTTCACCCTGGCTCGTGGCGCCAACCCGGGCAGCGACATCTCGGTGGGCGAGGACCATGCCTCGTCGTCGCGCAATTTCGCCACGAAGCTGTTCAATGCCACCAAGTTCGCGCTGATGAACGGTGCACGGGTGGGCGATCTCCCGTCCGCCGACGAACTGACCGCGGTCGACCGCTGGATCCTGGGCCGACTCGATGAGGTGCTGGCCGAGGTCGACGCCGGCTTCGAGTCCTACGAGTTCTCCAAGGCATGTGAGTCGCTCTACCACTTCGCCTGGGACGAGGTGTGTGACTGGTACCTCGAGCTGGCCAAGGTGCAATTCGCCGAGGGTGACGAAAAGCGCTCGGAGACAACGCGCCTGGTTCTGGGTGCAGTTCTCGACCCGCTCTTGCGGGCGTTGTCGCCGGTGATGCCGTTCGTCACCGAGGTGCTGTGGAAGGCGCTCACCGGTGGCCCGTCGCTGGTCGTGGCGGACTGGCCCGCGGTGTCCGCACGCGTGGGCGACGAGCAGGCGACGGCCGTCGTCGACGATCTGCAACGGCTGATCACCGAGATCCGCCGCTTCCGTAGCGATCAGGGATTGCAGCCCGGCCAGCGCGTGGCGGCCACCTTCGAGCAGCTCGAGGACTCGGGGCTCGGGGAGATGCTGCCCTACGTCCGGTCGCTGGCCCGGCTCAACGCGCCCGACGACGGATTCTCGACGACCGCCACCATCGAGGTCCGCCTGCGCCGGGCGACGGTCACCGTCGCCATCGACACCTCCGGCACCGTCGACGTCGAGGCCGAACGCAAACGGTTGACCAAGGACCTTGCGGCCGCCGAGAAGGAACTGTCCTCCACCACAGCCAAACTCGGTAATGAGCAGTTCCTGTCGAAGGCACCCGAGCAGGTGGTTGCCAAGATCACCGAACGCCAACGCGTCGCGACCGAAGAAGTGGAACGGCTGCGCAAGCGGCTGGCGGACATGGGTGACGCGTGA
- the folC gene encoding bifunctional tetrahydrofolate synthase/dihydrofolate synthase codes for MSDETESGWPEEDPAISGDPLGLSALFDDEEGSAEDKVVADVPTADSVEDLAELAEVEADLDTRWPETKIEPSLTRISTLMDLLGSPQHGYPVIHVAGTNGKTSVTRMIDALLVALHRRTGRITSPHLQRVTERISLDGKPIPARTYVDTYRELEPYITMVDDSSTAAGGPRMSKFEVLTAMAYAVFAEAPVDVAVVETGMGGRWDATNVVDSAVAVITPIAMDHADYLGDTLTAIAGEKAGIIKAADPDALVPVDPITVIAPQDPEVMDVLLRATVDAGTVVARAGSEFTVLESVTAVGGQMLTLRGLGGVYDEVFLPLHGAHQAGNAALALAAVEAFFGAGAQRQLDIDAVRAGFAEAASPGRLERLRSAPTVFADAAHNPHGATALAQALVEEFDFRRLVGVVGVLGDKDARGLLEALEPVFDVVVLTNNGSPRALDTSTLADYATEIFGEERVVVKPFLPDAVEAAIALAEEVDGEPVSGAGVVITGSVVTAGAARTLFGKEPR; via the coding sequence GTGAGTGACGAGACCGAGTCCGGTTGGCCCGAGGAGGATCCCGCGATAAGCGGTGACCCGCTGGGGTTGTCGGCCCTGTTCGACGACGAGGAGGGATCGGCCGAGGACAAGGTCGTCGCGGACGTGCCGACCGCGGACTCCGTGGAGGATCTCGCCGAACTCGCCGAGGTGGAGGCCGATCTCGACACCCGCTGGCCCGAGACGAAGATCGAGCCGTCGCTGACCCGGATCTCCACCCTGATGGATCTGCTCGGTTCTCCTCAGCACGGCTATCCGGTCATCCACGTCGCGGGCACCAACGGCAAGACGTCGGTGACCCGGATGATCGACGCCCTCCTGGTGGCGCTGCATCGGCGTACCGGCCGCATCACCAGCCCGCACCTGCAGCGGGTCACCGAACGGATCTCGTTGGACGGCAAGCCGATTCCGGCGCGAACCTATGTCGACACCTATCGGGAGCTGGAGCCTTACATCACGATGGTGGACGACTCGTCCACGGCTGCCGGCGGCCCCCGGATGAGCAAGTTCGAGGTACTCACCGCGATGGCCTACGCCGTATTCGCCGAGGCCCCGGTGGACGTTGCGGTTGTCGAGACCGGGATGGGGGGCCGCTGGGATGCGACCAACGTGGTGGACTCGGCGGTGGCGGTCATCACCCCCATCGCGATGGATCACGCCGACTATCTTGGCGACACCTTGACGGCGATCGCGGGGGAGAAGGCGGGCATCATCAAGGCTGCCGACCCCGACGCGCTGGTGCCGGTGGACCCCATCACCGTCATCGCCCCGCAGGACCCGGAGGTGATGGATGTGCTTCTTCGTGCCACCGTTGACGCCGGAACCGTTGTGGCACGCGCGGGTTCGGAGTTCACGGTGCTCGAGTCGGTGACGGCTGTCGGCGGGCAGATGCTCACCCTCCGCGGACTCGGTGGCGTCTACGACGAGGTGTTCCTGCCGCTGCACGGCGCGCATCAGGCGGGCAACGCCGCGCTCGCACTGGCGGCGGTCGAGGCGTTCTTCGGCGCGGGTGCTCAGCGTCAGCTCGACATCGACGCGGTACGAGCCGGATTCGCCGAGGCTGCCTCACCGGGGCGGCTCGAACGACTGCGCAGCGCGCCGACGGTGTTCGCCGACGCCGCGCACAATCCGCACGGCGCAACGGCTCTCGCGCAGGCGCTCGTCGAGGAGTTCGACTTCCGTCGGCTCGTCGGCGTCGTCGGGGTCCTCGGGGACAAGGATGCACGCGGTCTGCTCGAGGCGCTCGAACCCGTTTTCGACGTGGTGGTGCTGACCAACAACGGATCGCCGCGCGCGCTGGACACGTCCACACTCGCCGACTACGCGACCGAGATCTTCGGTGAGGAGCGCGTGGTGGTGAAGCCGTTCCTGCCGGACGCGGTCGAGGCTGCCATCGCACTGGCCGAGGAAGTGGACGGCGAGCCGGTGTCCGGGGCCGGGGTGGTGATCACCGGCTCGGTGGTGACCGCCGGTGCCGCGCGCACCCTGTTCGGGAAGGAACCGCGGTGA
- a CDS encoding DUF4233 domain-containing protein, translating into MAGTLILEVIVMILTFPIVARIAGGLTWVSGIYLAAVTVALILAAGMQGRRHALTIDLALQFAVIAGGVFHWSIAVVGLLFMCVWIYIRYVKVDVERRIERGLLPGQEPITD; encoded by the coding sequence ATGGCCGGGACGCTGATCCTGGAGGTCATCGTGATGATCCTGACGTTCCCGATCGTCGCCCGGATCGCCGGTGGACTGACCTGGGTGTCGGGCATCTATCTCGCGGCCGTCACGGTGGCGTTGATCCTGGCGGCCGGAATGCAGGGCCGCCGCCACGCACTGACGATCGACCTCGCGCTGCAGTTCGCGGTGATCGCCGGTGGTGTCTTCCACTGGTCCATCGCCGTCGTCGGCCTGCTGTTCATGTGTGTCTGGATCTACATCCGCTACGTGAAAGTCGACGTCGAGCGCCGGATCGAACGGGGGCTGCTGCCGGGGCAGGAGCCGATCACCGACTGA
- the ndk gene encoding nucleoside-diphosphate kinase — MTERTLVLIKPDGVARALVGDIISRIERKGLSLVALELKTVSDEVARGHYAEHEGKPFYPSLLEFITSGPLVAAVLEGPRAVAAFRQIAGGTDPVEKAVPGTIRGDFALSTQNNLVHGSDSPESAEREIALWFPGLTA; from the coding sequence GTGACTGAACGTACTCTCGTCCTCATCAAGCCCGACGGTGTCGCTCGCGCCCTGGTCGGCGACATCATCAGCCGTATCGAGCGCAAGGGCCTGTCGCTCGTCGCGCTCGAACTGAAGACCGTCAGCGATGAGGTCGCCCGCGGCCACTACGCCGAACACGAGGGCAAACCCTTCTATCCGTCGCTGCTGGAGTTCATCACCTCCGGTCCGCTGGTGGCCGCGGTTCTCGAAGGGCCGCGTGCCGTCGCGGCCTTTCGGCAGATCGCCGGTGGAACCGATCCGGTGGAGAAGGCAGTGCCCGGAACGATCCGCGGTGACTTTGCGCTGAGCACCCAGAACAACCTGGTGCACGGCTCGGACTCGCCCGAATCCGCGGAGCGTGAGATCGCCCTCTGGTTCCCCGGCCTCACCGCCTGA
- a CDS encoding translation initiation factor IF-2 N-terminal domain-containing protein: MTDNGSPADANAASGAAEEFPSRLRVHALARILGMTSREVLAHLAELGAEIRSAQSSVDRELAQAVADRVRHHVEVDDASLAAVDATSTETPPTAPETPTTAPESAPTAPESAPTAPEDAPTAPEDAPTAPEDAPTALEDAPTAPDPTPETAVTAADRGPETPSLFSAASAQYDHPIAGDVPALAAGPLFLQPQAPEPSAERTRDTSARAGSASSDIQGGDTKGGEEQNADDNGADDTDGHDDAGKDSGDDTESNRNRRRRRGRRGRGRGRGEQGADDQGADDADEQAGGDQNRADQNRADQNGADTVDSGEDTDVTSDGGSDPESEDEKDAGESGARKKAGRPSGKKGKRSKNKKVAEEDDAGTDDSDAEDTGESDDAEDSDAEADGNGEGSTRRRRRRRRRKGGADAEDASPDDPPNTVVHEREPRSKRVRDEVQGISGSTRLEAKRQRRRDGRDAGRRRPPILTESEFLARREAVDRVMVVRERGANSRIAPGTGDDGHEHATPIEDYTQVAVLEDGVLVEHFVTTATSSSMVGNIYLGRVQNVLPGMEAAFVDIGRGRNGVLYAGEVNWDAAGLDGGSRKIEQALKPGDNVLVQVSKDPVGHKGARLTTQISLAGRYLVYVPGGSSTGISRKLPDVERKRLKQILAKLVPADAGVIIRTASEGVSAEELGADIARLEAKWRSIDESVTQAKKNSGSAGPKALYEEPDLLVRVVRDLFNEDFKKLVVEGAKAWNLVEGYVGSVAPDLMDRVEKFEKPHADAPDSFVVHRIDEQLAKALDRKVWLPSGGTLIIEHTEAMTVVDVNTGKFTGSGGNLEETVTRNNLEAAEEIVRQMRLRDIGGMIIVDFIDMVLESNRDLVLRRLTEALARDRTRHQVSEVTSLGLVQMTRKRLGTGLLEAFSTTCTTCGGRGVIVHANPVEVRSEEAGRVEGGSKRSRRGKRKPEAAPEHKPAHHPAEHPMFRAMAAHSHDDPEHVAHDSDAAPDSAAEASDSAAEASDSAAEASDSAAAASDSTAAAPESTPKTPESTPTTPPSTSGPAAEGDGSPRRRRRVVRRAASPTAAPEPMVLTAAPDGQGDAAPTPVTTFGPVSPTSAESAVAVRRRPRRRSAGRPAGPPPGEQ; encoded by the coding sequence GTGACCGACAACGGGTCGCCGGCTGACGCGAACGCAGCGTCAGGAGCGGCGGAAGAATTTCCCAGCAGACTTCGTGTGCACGCCCTGGCCAGGATCCTGGGCATGACCAGCCGCGAGGTGCTTGCGCATCTGGCTGAGTTGGGCGCGGAGATCCGCAGCGCACAATCGAGCGTCGACCGTGAACTCGCACAGGCGGTGGCCGACCGCGTGCGCCACCACGTGGAGGTCGACGACGCCTCCCTGGCCGCCGTCGACGCGACGTCCACCGAGACACCGCCAACGGCGCCTGAGACACCGACGACGGCGCCGGAAAGTGCACCGACGGCACCGGAAAGTGCACCGACGGCACCGGAAGATGCGCCGACGGCACCGGAAGATGCGCCGACGGCACCGGAAGATGCGCCGACAGCACTGGAAGATGCGCCGACGGCACCGGACCCGACACCTGAGACCGCAGTGACGGCCGCCGATCGCGGGCCCGAGACACCGAGTCTCTTCTCAGCGGCGTCGGCGCAGTACGACCATCCGATCGCCGGCGACGTTCCGGCACTGGCCGCGGGGCCTCTGTTCCTGCAGCCGCAGGCTCCTGAACCGAGTGCCGAGCGCACCCGCGACACCTCGGCTCGTGCCGGAAGCGCAAGCTCCGACATTCAGGGCGGCGACACCAAGGGCGGCGAGGAGCAGAACGCCGACGACAACGGCGCCGACGACACCGATGGTCACGACGACGCCGGCAAGGATTCGGGCGACGACACCGAGTCGAATCGCAACCGCAGGCGTCGTCGAGGCCGCCGCGGACGTGGCCGCGGTCGTGGTGAGCAGGGCGCCGACGATCAGGGTGCCGACGACGCCGACGAGCAGGCCGGCGGTGATCAGAATCGGGCCGACCAGAACAGGGCCGACCAGAACGGGGCCGACACCGTCGACTCCGGCGAGGACACCGACGTCACGAGCGATGGCGGAAGCGACCCTGAGTCCGAGGATGAGAAGGACGCGGGAGAGTCGGGCGCCAGGAAGAAGGCCGGCCGGCCGTCGGGCAAGAAGGGTAAACGGTCCAAGAACAAGAAGGTCGCCGAGGAGGACGACGCCGGTACCGACGACTCCGACGCCGAGGACACCGGAGAGTCGGATGACGCCGAGGACTCCGACGCCGAAGCGGACGGGAACGGTGAGGGCTCGACGCGTCGTCGCCGCCGTCGCCGTCGTCGCAAGGGCGGTGCCGATGCCGAGGATGCGTCCCCCGACGATCCGCCGAACACAGTCGTGCACGAGCGGGAACCGCGTAGTAAACGAGTCCGTGACGAGGTCCAGGGGATTTCCGGATCCACCCGACTCGAGGCCAAACGCCAGCGTCGCCGGGACGGGCGGGATGCGGGGCGTCGCCGACCGCCGATCCTGACCGAATCCGAGTTCCTGGCCCGCCGCGAGGCCGTAGACCGCGTGATGGTGGTGCGTGAACGCGGCGCCAACAGCCGCATCGCACCCGGTACCGGCGACGACGGTCATGAGCACGCCACCCCGATCGAGGACTACACGCAGGTCGCCGTGCTCGAGGACGGCGTCCTCGTCGAACACTTCGTGACCACGGCGACCTCGTCGTCGATGGTCGGCAACATCTATCTCGGGCGGGTGCAGAACGTCCTGCCCGGGATGGAGGCCGCCTTCGTCGACATCGGGCGCGGACGCAACGGTGTGCTCTATGCCGGCGAGGTGAACTGGGATGCGGCCGGCCTCGACGGCGGTTCACGCAAGATCGAGCAGGCCCTCAAACCCGGCGACAATGTGCTCGTCCAGGTCAGCAAGGACCCGGTGGGCCACAAGGGTGCGCGTCTGACCACGCAGATCTCGCTGGCCGGCCGTTATCTCGTGTACGTGCCCGGCGGTTCGTCGACCGGAATCAGCCGCAAGCTGCCCGACGTCGAACGCAAACGCCTCAAGCAGATCCTGGCCAAGCTCGTGCCGGCCGACGCCGGCGTCATCATCCGGACCGCGTCCGAGGGTGTCAGCGCTGAGGAACTCGGCGCCGACATCGCGCGTCTGGAAGCCAAGTGGCGTTCTATCGACGAATCGGTCACCCAGGCCAAGAAGAACTCCGGTTCGGCCGGGCCAAAGGCGCTCTACGAGGAACCAGACCTGCTGGTTCGGGTGGTGCGTGACCTGTTCAACGAGGACTTCAAGAAACTCGTCGTCGAGGGTGCCAAGGCATGGAACCTCGTCGAGGGGTACGTCGGCTCCGTCGCGCCCGACCTGATGGATCGCGTTGAGAAGTTCGAGAAACCGCACGCCGATGCGCCGGATTCCTTTGTGGTGCACCGCATCGACGAGCAATTGGCGAAGGCGCTCGACCGCAAGGTGTGGCTGCCTTCGGGTGGCACGCTGATCATCGAGCACACCGAGGCGATGACGGTCGTCGACGTCAACACGGGCAAGTTCACCGGTTCGGGTGGCAACCTCGAGGAGACGGTGACCCGGAACAACCTCGAAGCGGCCGAGGAGATCGTGCGCCAGATGCGGCTGCGCGACATCGGCGGCATGATCATCGTCGATTTCATCGACATGGTCCTCGAGTCCAACCGCGACCTGGTGCTGCGACGGCTCACCGAGGCGCTGGCCCGTGACCGGACTCGCCATCAGGTCTCCGAGGTGACTTCGCTGGGTCTGGTCCAGATGACGCGCAAGCGACTGGGTACGGGGCTGCTCGAGGCGTTCTCGACGACATGCACCACTTGCGGTGGACGCGGTGTCATCGTGCACGCCAACCCGGTGGAGGTGCGCTCCGAGGAGGCCGGACGCGTCGAAGGCGGTTCCAAGCGGTCGCGTCGCGGCAAACGGAAGCCCGAGGCCGCGCCCGAACACAAACCGGCACACCATCCCGCCGAGCACCCGATGTTCCGGGCGATGGCCGCGCACTCCCACGACGACCCCGAACACGTCGCACACGACTCCGACGCGGCACCGGATTCCGCGGCGGAGGCATCGGATTCCGCGGCGGAGGCATCGGATTCCGCGGCGGAGGCATCGGATTCCGCGGCGGCGGCATCGGATTCGACGGCGGCGGCACCGGAATCCACGCCGAAGACACCCGAATCCACGCCGACGACACCGCCGTCGACGAGTGGACCCGCGGCCGAGGGCGACGGATCACCGCGGCGCCGTCGTCGTGTGGTCCGCCGGGCGGCATCGCCCACTGCGGCACCGGAACCGATGGTGCTCACCGCTGCGCCGGACGGACAGGGCGACGCCGCCCCGACCCCGGTCACGACATTCGGTCCGGTGTCACCGACCAGCGCCGAGTCGGCCGTGGCGGTCCGCAGACGGCCACGGCGCCGCTCCGCGGGACGACCGGCCGGTCCGCCGCCCGGCGAGCAGTGA
- the rplU gene encoding 50S ribosomal protein L21, translating into MATYAIVKTGGKQYKVAEGDIVKVEKIDGEPGSTVSLPVALVVDGSTLTTDADKLAKISVTGEVVEHVKGPKIRIHKFKNKTGYHKRQGHRQKLTVLKVTGIK; encoded by the coding sequence ATGGCAACGTACGCGATCGTCAAGACCGGCGGTAAGCAGTACAAGGTCGCCGAGGGCGACATTGTGAAGGTCGAGAAGATCGACGGAGAGCCGGGCAGCACCGTGAGCCTGCCGGTCGCGTTGGTCGTCGACGGGTCGACCCTGACCACCGATGCCGACAAGCTGGCCAAGATCTCGGTCACCGGCGAGGTCGTCGAGCATGTCAAGGGCCCCAAGATCCGCATTCACAAGTTCAAGAACAAGACCGGCTACCACAAGCGGCAGGGTCACCGTCAGAAGCTGACGGTCCTCAAGGTCACCGGTATCAAGTAA
- the rpmA gene encoding 50S ribosomal protein L27, whose product MAHKKGASSSRNGRDSNAQRLGVKRFGGQRVSAGEILVRQRGTKFHPGVNVGRGGDDTLFALEAGAVEFGTKRGRKTVNIVPEAAQV is encoded by the coding sequence ATGGCACACAAGAAGGGCGCGTCCAGCTCGCGCAACGGTCGTGATTCCAACGCCCAGCGTCTCGGTGTGAAGCGTTTCGGCGGGCAGCGGGTGAGCGCCGGTGAGATCCTGGTCCGCCAGCGCGGCACCAAGTTCCACCCCGGTGTGAACGTCGGACGCGGTGGCGACGACACCCTGTTCGCACTCGAGGCCGGTGCTGTCGAGTTCGGCACCAAGCGTGGCCGCAAGACGGTCAACATCGTCCCGGAAGCCGCTCAGGTCTGA